The sequence below is a genomic window from Lycium ferocissimum isolate CSIRO_LF1 chromosome 9, AGI_CSIRO_Lferr_CH_V1, whole genome shotgun sequence.
CATAACCCGACCCGTATCCCCATCCCATAAATATTCTTTCAACCCTACTTCTTTACTGAACTATAAGTTAGTAGCAACGAAATCCAAAATTGACATGGTTATATTTCAACCTGAAGTCCTCAATTAGTGTTCTTCAATGAAAATCAATATTTCAAGAATTCTTCTCCTCACgatgttaattttttttgtcaagaGCCGCAAGCAGAGACTAGGAACGAAGGCATTACAAAGCCAGCAACTTTGGTTCACCAAGTTGACTAACTTTATCTTTGACTGCATATACCTCAACTTCATATTGTGCTATAAAAAACAAGTATAAATGAGAGGCTATGCACCAAAACAAATGTTACGCCTCGAAAATTTTTGCGTTATTTGtgttgtgagtaaactaacgtaagctcggagaggtcatgcaATCTTTATAAGGTTAGGGAAGACTCTTAaaaagtgttaagcaagtgtctaaaggttccgggaacaagcaaattgaagaaaataagtttgtcgaaaatttggtagaattttggatagaaattttgggtcaattttagagaggtatatctcctagaatacgaggagttacggaatccataacctatgtaaacTGAAGTTCAGCAAGTCTTCTTTCCAATACAATAAACCGTTCGTAGATATCACATTGGagtagaaagttatggacatttcaAAATTGGCTGGCAGTGGCTCTTCGCGAACGCGAGCCAAAGGCCTCGTGAACGTGAAGGCCAAATTTggagtcggtggaaccgactttaAAGGGGTATAAATAgcccatcaaccccatttttttcatcattcaacactTCCAAGGGCTCTAGAAACTTCTCAACATACTCCCTACGCACTTATAGCCCTATTGATCAAGAATTCAATACGATTACGCTAAACTAGTTCCTGAAAagcgattgttcttgcttctatgtgatgttgtggtgagtttggtcttgaagcaagttgtgtgagttgaagttcttcaagtataaggtttGTTCTTCATCTTGTCTCTTATGtcgagttgatttgaaggtttagcaagtcttaaataGTTATGGGAAAAAGGTCATAAAGggttgtgttgtagttattgagttcatggactattttgagcatgttgtggctgtgttgttgagccaatttccatgtatatggataatatctaatgttgttgatgttgatgagattatgctccttaatttggaagaaaggaagtgtataatGTTATTGTATATTAGTatactttgggttgtttggtgtATAATCTTTGTATGGGCAGTGAAAGGAGTATTCAAGGACTTTTGTAaacttgatattgttattgtgggttgttgtatatgttgaggtgattggagagtaaggggaaatgctgcccaaatttcgttagcttaCGTAATAGCTTGGTTTGACCTCATAAGCATTTCACTGAGTTAACCTTGGTgcgaattatcttgaatgtagatttgcaaattcggaaggataagcgttaagtagttaaggagacgaaaaggtatgctaaggctgtccctttctttcttaaggcatgattccattgtttTGAGCTTACATAAAAGATGTCCATAATGATTCCTATCTTCGAAATATTAGAAGCAtatgttcttgatgttcttatgatattgttgattgttATCTCCTGATTATTATGGTTATTAatcttattattgatgttgatctcatcttatgattttgttctttcaaggtgagatatgctcatgatgatagttccataatgataatcagaggtttactgaccttacgttacttcgatagatttatagcttttatttgggctcttatgcatgctttatctatatgtatgtattttctcacaccgcgccgcgctatagtcggctgaGCAAGCACGTAGATGTGAACACCACTGCAGTGGACAATTTATGATGTTACCTGTGACACGGATGCCCCGGACGAGggatgatgataacaccgagccttaatggccggcaagatactatatatgtgacaccgagccttaatggccggcgagatatatatatatatatatatatatatatatatatatatatatatatatatatatatatatatatatatatataacaccgagccttaatggctgGGCAgatcctatatatataacaccgagcctaaatggccgggcaggatactatatatatgtatgtatgaaaaagtttttttaaaagttaagcatgcatgacatccgccttaaaaagGCATTTAGAGGCAtaggttgatctcttttatattatgttatcttcatactttcattatgttgttactcatgctttacatactcagtacattattcgtactgacgtcctttttgttgcagacgctgcgttcatgcccgcacgtagacagggagacggactGGACCCCTCGGCTGCTTCATCAGCGATAttacaggagcgctccatttgttttGGAGCTACAGTTCAGCTGGTATAtttcttttgtgtgtgtgtatatatatatatatatatatatatatatatatagacatggcggggtcctgtcccgtccttattagGTTatgcactctagtagaggctcatagacagatatgtacGGTTAGAGGTTCTATGATCATCTTAGTCTATACTTTGTTGTATCAtcatattttgatagccttgtcggcttatgtacttAAGATCAGTTTGAtgacatttatacatatacagttttgggcttgtgtcccttgcggattatgacatttatgagttagctttatggcccactcagagatgattatgagatgtactTTTtttgaggtgctcggtaggttagctccgggtgcccgtcatggccctccggttgggtcgtgacaacaaagACACTAAACATAATCAATGTGATTTCCCTCTCTTtctggagaaaaaaaaatgaactaggGTTGAAAGAATATTTATGGGATGGAGATACGGGTCGGGTTATGGGTTTATTGGGTTGGGTATGAGTTGTCTAAGTGGATTTGATGTGGATCCAACGTGGCTATTTTTTTGCTGTGATGTGGGCTTTCATCAAGTATCCTAACAAGAAGGACAAATTTGATtccaaactttgacggagggcaaatttaaactataaatcatACTTAGAGGGTAAGTTTGACCCTTTGCCCTTTAATAAATGTAGTTATGCTAATTTAAATTTATCATATGCAATTTACAATAACTTTATAGGAAAAGGAATCGAGTCCCAGAGGAGTTagataacctttttttttttcttataagaTAAGCAAGGATTATGACTTACTGGTAAGCATTTTGGGGTAGTTAATTCAGCGAAATCCATGCTCACCTTCTTTGGACGATTATAATGGGTTTGGGTCCCGTTCAGTGATTTATGCTGTTGGGTTTTAAAGACCGTCAAATGGTTGGGCTTTAAAGATGAAGTGGTGTGAATTGGGAAATTGAGGGAAATAAAAttggggggaaaaaattttgaaaagtaattttttcaAGCGGTATTTCTCCCACATTGGCAGTGGAaagtaggggtgtcaatggtacggttcgggcggttattttataaaatttataccatacatatttttcggttatttcattttgtagaaccaaaattagacttttcgaaACCGTCCCATCATCTCGGTTTTTCTTCGGTATCGGTACGGTTCAGttaattttcgtttttttttaaaacaaagcaGCATCATGTCATAGTCACTAGTAAAAGTTAAAGACTcgatatcatgcatatttcaatAGGACTTTGGCTAAAGTTCTAGACATTTTTACTATTTAAAAGGTgataaatcaagaaaacatgaaagacgACGAGAATAAAAATTGATCTCACTATTTTACGGTAGTGTAAAACAGTGTTACGTAAGGACAAAAAGTATAATTTATATCGCACGAGGGGGCAAAAATTAATCAAGATGGGACTCAAGAACTGAGATTACTAAGATTAAGTATTCAATAAGAGTAGCTAGTTATTATTTGAGACGCTAGAACCAATTTAATTTCAATTGGGGTAGTATAATAGGTTTTAGAGTTGGAACTTTAGGTGTTAATTACTTTATCATCCCGAACTCAAgacgaaaattttaatatttattatatttaaatataatatatagaatatattttgCACATATAAATGTATTCGGTacggttcggtattttttcggtttatttttataaaattaaaaacgaACCCAATTATTCGGTAtggttataaatttttataaaaaccgTCGGTTTTATTAGAGGAAACCTAAAATCGGTTCGGTATGGTACGATTCGGTCAGTTACGTCagttttttgaaaatcattgaCACCCCTAGTGGAAAGTAACATATGTGTGCTTATATATAGAAGCATATCTTCTAGCTCAAAAAAAGTTGAGAGGAGGACTCCCTTGCGTCGTCGCTCGACTTCGGCTTCGTTCAAATGATTtaattgataatctttttgaaaATGTTGGTGGGGTTTGAGGTACTGCTACGCCATCAACAATAGGTATATCTGTTTTATCCTGGGAGGAAGTAATCTATCATCTCCTTGGATACAGTGAGGgaattaaattccttaaggataCACAGTGAATTCTGTGGTCTCGAATACTTTCCAGTTTCTGCATTTTAAAGGATTTTCCAATTTTTGCTTTACAGATTTTTGAACACAGTCTTCTAACATATGCTCCAGTAATGCTCAATACCCATCTTCATAGAAGCCAGGTGTTCCTACAAATTTTAACACTCTTTTTCTCTACCCAAAAAAGATATCGGAAGTAGCCACACAGATGACAGAACTAGAACGCAATTACCCAGACTAATGAAAAGCTTTCCTTAGTTAAATTTCCACTTTAAATTCGATAATCAGATTCACTATAAAAATCTCAATTCTGATAGGCATGTTTTTTTGTTTGAGCTCAACAGCTTTTATTAGGAGTGTagcagaaaagaaaaatcatctgCTCGATAACTCTTTTCCCCTACAACATACACTACCAACATTTCCAAGATGTTGCTCTAAAAGAAATAAGGTGAGTCTCACCGTTGCCAACTTCCATGCTATTATGGAATTGAAAACAAAGAGAAGGAAAATATTGGGAATATTTGACTCCAAAAAAATGGAAGAGCTTACGCCAGACGTTTCTATATCTTCGTTCTTTGTTTGGGTAGAGAAAAAGAATGTTACCTGGGTGGAGAAGGACATATGCAATCGGGCCACTAAATTTGTACGTAGGAAAACGTGGCGTCTATCAAGATAGGTATTGAGCATTACTGAAGCATAAATCACTGGAGGGGATCCAAACCCTATTATATAACATACATCTTAGGAGCTATTGTGTGAAATATCGAGACTTCTAGACCAAAAGTATTAGCAGGAGTCTTTCATAGTGAGATTTGATTcttattatttcctttttctcgtCTTTTTCTTAATACGAGTCTACAAGGGTTTTACTCACTAACCTCTTTATTTTACTCTTTCTGCCAAAACAATGACAAGTTCTGAGTATGCGATGGTTAAGAGTTGATACAGTCAACTTTTTCGTGTAATTGAAATATCAATTCCtcgtgtttttttaaaataaattttatatattttaagacTGTTTTAAAAAAACTATATATCGCatgtaatattttaaatttaaaacaaaattatttaagaaatatttgatGAGGGCGTTTACTTTGGTCAACGAgcttttttagttttaaataaTTTTGCAATAAAATAGGGTGATCTCTTGCCAAACCTTCACCGATTTTTGGGCTAAATCATATTCTACGATATATTCCGTGAAAGTTTGTGGatagaaaatttaattttttttgatgatttttcCGTAATTATACTATAAAAAGTTATGCTTTCAGCAAATATCCGCTTCGCACTTAGTTACTCAGCGTTTACCGTAGGCACGGTAACTGGTACAACAGAGGTGAGTGATCTTAATTTTGTGCAATTAACCCATTTGTCAGTCTATTTCCGAAGATCAAGTATGTCATATATATGATTCGTCATAAAAAAGTCATTTTATTATAGGACTCACAATTTCATAGGTCCTGTGATGATAGATGTGACGTGGGTGCGTGCTCTTTGTATGTTTTTATTGTAGGAGTCTAGAAGACAAAACCAAAAAATGAATCTAAAAATTGTGTGTTGTGCTTTGTTTCTTATAATTGAAGGAGAGAGGAAGACAGAGTGAGGGGTTTTGAAAAGTTGTTACACATTAATTCCATgcaaaaataagctaaaataGGTAAGAAACttaaaaaaggaataaaatCTGACATAATATCACCTGACATGTACTCTAGTGTTGTAACAATCACTAAAAAGAATAGTACTACTAACTATAAGGAGATTTAAATGTCTGATCATAGTAGTAGTAACATGCAGAGAAGAAGAACTTTAGCCCATTAGTAGTACTCCATGTATGTCTTTATATCAAACATGTTACATATAAACTCCAAAAGAtatcatttatttcatgaaaatcggaTACAGCGAAAAGAAGGCAACTAATTGCCTCCCTTCTCACCAATTAGAACAAAAAGTATACTTCATTTGAAAATAAGCAACTAGTATAAGCATACAAACCAAAAACACACTGAAATATGAATTGGAAATTTTCTGGAACTGAAAGAAAGATGAATTGGGAAATGTCTTATGCGCATTGGAAGTTGTTGGGTGCATTCTTTCCACAGTTGTTGAGAAGCAAGCTGAGGGAAAGAGGAACATTCAGATTAATTCCCAACACGTTGGCTTTAATAGCAGTGCAAAGGCAAACAGCAGCATCAAGATCAGCAAGTCCTTGAATTAGAGAGCAACATGGAGTTTTAGCTGAGCTACTTCCAATAACAAGGTGAACCAAATGATTCAATAAATTTCCACACACATTTAGCTTTAGTGCGTCTATTGGGCACTTACCCTTTGTTGATGGGGTAGAGGGGGTAGCGGGGGTGGAGGGTGTAGGGGTAGGTTGGGGCTTTGGGTGTGGGGGTGGTGGGCATGGGACATTAGTGGAACTAACCATAGTGAAGAAGAGGATGTTCAATGTGAGAACAAGAGCAATGGAGGATATAGCAGACTTAGCCATTTTTCAAAGTTATTAGCTCTCTCAACAATTGAATGTGGCTAATTAGTAGTGAAAATGTTGTTTGCTTGGTGTTTGAGATGATGAAATGAGTTGCTATTTATAGGTAGAAACTCTGAATAGTTTTTTCTACTTTCAATTGTCTGAAGGTAATTATTTCAGAAATTTGATGTGGGAGCCCAACCGCCCAAGTGGATAGAGAAATATCTATACAAGAAGCTGGCAAATGCAACTTGAGAGTTGAGATACTACTACTATATATTATTGGATTATAAACGTGTAGTTTTGTGGATTTCATTAGTTGTCTATTATCTTCATCCTCAAAGATAACTTATTCTAATTAGATTATATATTCTCTTTAATTATTTGAACATtgatcttgattcttgaacATGCTGGACCTGTGCCAAGACTTGGATCTCATCAAGATTAATTCTTTTGTTCAGTATGGAAACTAATTCTAGTAAAAGTGCGGTCTGTTTGTTCTTATACCTATTCTATTGTACAATGTAAGAAAAGAATGACATATAAGTATAACATGTAACTTTGATAAAACTAAGTATGGTACCATGTTATAACATGCAAGACTACAGACATATAAGTATAACATGTAACTTTGATAAAACTAAGTATGGTACCATGTTATAACATGTAAGACTACACTAGTAgttaaaaatcttattttattAATGATACGACCTTTATTCTGATGTGTTAATAGCAACTTAGCTAACACTAAAAGACCAGAATAATGGCTCCCAGAGAAGGATAATTAACGACACGAGGGAATATTAAAGATTAAGCTATACGTGATACTCGCGGATTAATAATGTGCTATTTCTTTCTAGAATATGACTTTTCAAAAAGCTCAGAAGTATAATTGGTATGATATTCTCGTATGAACCCATTTATTAATATTGTACTATAACTTGAGATCGTTATACGAattaataaatttcaaatcTTAAATCCGTCCCTATTTTCGAGTCATTCAAGCAAGGCGTCGAGCAATAATGAGATATTTCCATCGTGCTCCTTCGTTAAGGTATACAAAATTCAAACCTACAAAATCATCTCATTAGGATTCACCACTTCAAGTCAATGCATTCATTCCGTTTTATTGGAAAAGAGAATCTAAAACCTGGTTTTCAAGAATTCACATATTTATGCAACTAGTTGAATATGAGATAGTCTAGTGTCATCTCTTTTTTCCTGTCAAGGAAATTGCGTGGCCTATATATGTTTAGT
It includes:
- the LOC132030414 gene encoding 14 kDa proline-rich protein DC2.15-like, producing the protein MAKSAISSIALVLTLNILFFTMVSSTNVPCPPPPHPKPQPTPTPSTPATPSTPSTKGKCPIDALKLNVCGNLLNHLVHLVIGSSSAKTPCCSLIQGLADLDAAVCLCTAIKANVLGINLNVPLSLSLLLNNCGKNAPNNFQCA